agatagcTCAAATGTGTTAAAGTAATGACAAACATCTACAATTATCCTGGTTAAGGGGATGGACTAGTTAGAAAAAAAACATCCGTTTAAAAACAAACATCACAGTGTAACTGAACTCATCATattctttgattattttttgacaACCTTTTCATCACGTCATGGGTACGTGTTTTGAATAGATATGGCACAAAATGTGCACCCGAATATAGGTATCTTGTTTTGTTACCCCCATTGAAAAAACAAGGTAACTGAATTATGGTGCACATTTTGTGCCTTATATggttttgaacagatctagaatgaTTAAATTTCGATGGGAATCAATCGTGCGTTTTTATGTCGCTGGTTGTTTTCTGAAAACGAATGACAAATGCTTCGCTTAAAGAAAAGACAATAAAATGACAAATAGAATGAACAAAAGCCGCTTGTTCTACATTATTCATAAAGTCAACTCCTTGCGAAATGTTGTTCAATTCGTTCATAGTATCTAACCTAGTTACCTTGAAATAAGGCCAAATATTACCAAACATATGATAATCTTTAATGACACCTACAATTTCCAGTAGGGATAACTagaatgataaacaaaacaaaaaaactttatttttacattgtGAACTTTCCAGTTGTATGTATTACTAACGTCAACGCTTACCATTTCATAGAATATGATTGATGCTTACAAGTAACCTTTTCAGAATGGTAAAATTGAAGTCctcttattcaaattttaaagacGCCATCAAGATTTAGTTAATCGTTATGGATAATATGACCATATCTATAATAAATTTGTCGTAGCCATATTTTGTCGCTAATCATAATGTGTCTTATGACCGATGTGTTCCTTGTCATGAGCAAAACGAAATTTACCAATAGTAGCAAAGGAACTGCATGCTCCCATAACCAGATTAATCTATCGTTCACGAGATTTATTATTACTAGTATTTGTATTCTAAGTTGTATAATACTTATGCTAGCTTTTCCCCAagcatgatatatatatttaactggACCCTATTACATAGATATCAAACGTAGGCCAAACTTTAACGTttgaataattttctttacaACGTATGCAAGATCAtccatttgtaaattttacgtacgccatcacgagttggttgaccgttatggaataaccgtttcacaaatgatatcggatatgttccttacgtcgtaactacaatcccctcccctttcatgaatgtgacctaccgaattagactatttaccgaatttgttataacatgagcaacacgacggatgcgacatgtggagcaggatctgcttacccttccggtgcacctgagatcacccctagtttttggtggggttcgttgctttttctttagttttctatgttgtgtcatgtgtactattgtgtgtctgatggtctttttcattttcagccatggcgttgtgacgtcagtttattttcgatttatgagtttgactattcctctggtatctttcgtccctcttttagatacTTTTAATTTATAGTTTAAAGGCAAAAGTTTTGATAAGAACATACACATAAAACGATCAGAACATAACGCATAAAAGCAGAACCCATTGTGTGTCTAATTTGCACAAAGAAGCTTCTGGAATAGAGGGGAATGTTAGTGATAACTTTGGAAGTATATGTACACCACTTAGTTACTTCAAATATAGATTGGAATTTTCTTAATGGATTTATCAGATTTGAACATATGTACCCTACTGTTGCCACTAATGTATTGGTCTAGACGCAGTCCGATGAATATAGGAggatacaaaaattaaattccacGTAACTGCAGACAGACACTTGTATATTAAGATAAGTCTGGCTACACTTCGTCTGTGACTGTAGTCTATGAATAAAATAACAGAACAGTATGAATGTAGTATTTATTGTACACATGGAATAAGACGATCTTTAAAAATCTACATAAAAGTAGGAAATGTAGCAAGTTAAACATTCGTTTGACTTTTTAATACCATTGGcattgaataaaaagaaatggtTGATAAAAGTCAGAAGAAAGAAAtccaaaaataatatttatgacCTACCATTTGACCTTAAAAAAGGAATAAACTCCTCACTAATGTCAAAATAATAGTAGCTACCATGTATATCATTCAGATATACTATAATACAAAATACAATTATATCACTCAAATATAATCAATATTGCACATGTCATGTTTATTCTAGCTTACTAAATGCAATATATACTTTCCTATTCTATTTAATCTCATTTTGATTGTTGAAATAAATGCACAATGAAATTATTTCCCCTTTCACCTTTCAGCTCGAATTTCGTTTTTCGCTTTTTGTCTGCACACATCACCAGAGATACCTGAATTGTTGACGTTAGGCAGTAAATATCATAACTATCACAAGTTCTCTGTTTGTGGAATAGTCGTGTAGATCAGTAGTACTGTATTGGCATACAAATACGGATTGTGCATGTTAGATATTGCTGCTATTAAATTAAGAAACTGAAATtcacttaaaataaaatttcGCCAGTGCACATATCTAATTCCTTATCAGGGTTTTACTATATCATTATTTGTCTTTTCAGTTTTATATGCTCTTGAAATGAACGtcatttttgaaaatacaatattattttaactttgatGTATGTCTTTCTGTTTGGATATAAAACACTCATGAAGTACTGTgctatctttgatgattttttttttcaatattcgaATGCGCatcttacaaatatttttttttagaaaagctTCTTATTATTGTATTGCTTTTATTACTGACAGTAATATATACAGTAGTATTCCGACCTAAATTTATCATGATATGAGTtgatgtaacatatatatagttaATAAATCATTCCAAACAGCTACATACCTAAATCTGAAAAACTATTGCAAAACATGGAATGAAAAATGTTCAAGTAGATACAAATGAAACGTGCTTGACATATGGTCGGCAGTATAAATATCTACAAGCACGGCTATATTTAAGGTAATTTCAGTGTATATCATGTCAAATTGACGtttttatatacacatttcatacATTAAAGATACTGGTATCCTAATCATAAGACACGTTTTTAAAGGAATAAATCAAAAGATctacgctcaaagccaaacaattaAGAAGCTCAATACACAAAATGTTTGTTGCACATATACAGATATACACAAAAAGtttaagacaaaaatacaagATGATTGAGACACAAATACCTTGACTAACCTGAACAGAACATCTAAAAAAGTTCAAGCAAACTTTGAAAAAAGTTGCAACTTAATCTTTAGTCCAAAGCATTATTCCAAAGGTAAAACGTTAGAAATACCAATTGAATATTCAATTCATCAATTAAATAAGTACCAGTATGACTTAAACTTAGTAACTACAGATCAACAATGATGCAATTACTATATAGACTGACCTTTTGGCAGCTTAGAATTTAAAGCAACGACATATAGACATAGAATTACAATTTGAACAATAAATATTGCACATAATAATGTGTTCTCTAAATCAAATGCTCGACCTTGATTTTGAGTCTCGTTTTAAAAGTTTTTCTCGTTCAGGGTTATCATGAGATTCAGTCTGTTTAGCATTTTTTTCTAGCACAAAATAAACCGGCACATCACTGGACCGTTCATCTTTATCACTAGAATCATTAATGAGTTTATCTAAATCTCCATGCTCCTCGGGACTTGAGTTATCGTCCCTTTGTATCGCTTTTGCTAGGGAATATGTCATATCGTAAGTTCCTTTATCACGCAAGTCTCTGTCCCTGAACAGATTACTTTCACTCCGTGCGAATCTTAATGCAGTGTAAGGGTTGAGATACCCACATTCATCTGTCTCGATGTTCTCATCTGCTTCTGGCAGTTTATAGTACTCATTATTGACAGGTCTGTCGGGAAGGTTTGGTTTATAACAGTTCCCATTTTGTTGACCTATTTCTTCTTCTTTTATTTCAGAATATACAGGTTCTGGATCTACATACTCTGTTGTTTCATCGGAGCttgaaaattttactgaaatttaaataaaacatatatttacaatCCATGACCTTTGAAACagaaataaatcaaatgatacaaatcatgttttaaatctttgaaaGATCAGACAAAAGAAAACACTGGATCTGAAACAAATACTCAAATATCATTTGACTCCAGGGATGTCATGGCATAATTTTAGTCTACACCATTAAGCCAGAAGGTCCCCATCGTGGGCAGTCATACAACAACTTTATAATGTCAATACAAGAAATTGTTAGGTAAATATCAATGGGACAAAAACTGCATCAAGAAAAAAGAAAGAGTCAACATGGAGTCTCCAAACAACCAGGTTGTGGCTATACAGTATGACAATATCTCAAATAACCCGTGTCTTGCAATATGTGAGTAAATTGGAAAGAATACTAAAAGTTACATAGATAGATCAGTTAAATGTGTAATTTAAAATGTCAACGTTAAGATTTGGAGCAAATAATTTACGAAACGATTTGTAATGTAAACATGTAAAAAGTTGGAACTCCAAACAGATGTTCCCGTTAATGTACGATGCATTCAGTTTTACCAATCAAGACAATAACATAATTGTGTGAAAATGTCAAATATCTATACCTAGTACtgattcttttattttctgtttctgtTTTCTGTGATTTCTGGAAGAAAAAATGACGTTCACACAAAAGCATGATATATTAAAAATTTGTAGTTACATTCAATAGGTACTAATAATCGTAAGAGTGCAAAAATGAGGCGAAATATATTAAGTAAACAGGATATATAAACtaacaaaacaaccaaaatacAAACAACATCAAAGTCTTGGAAATCGAATACATTCTATAGATGACAAAACTAAATAGATTCTTAATCGAACTGCAAAAATCGGTCTATTGTGAACTTTCAGTGAGGGAATAGCAATTTTAGGTTGGCAATTCATATTTTATACTATAAAATCGTTGAATAACTGTAACAATGTGAAAGATAAAACATATCGcagtggcacccatcgtgttgttTTACACTATTTCTTCATATAAAGGACAGCAGTGAGTCAATGAGATATCAGTTACATATTACATTGCAGGTGCTTTTGTTGTGAGTCTATTtcaaagggtatcaccagcccagtagtctgcacttctgtgttgacatgaattatcaatgatatatgtggtcataattataaattaactgtttacaaaactttgaatttttgaaatactaaggcttttctacctaaggAATAGATTACTCTAGCTGTTAGtgtgtttggcaaaacttttaggaattttccGTCCTCAGTGCTCTATAACTTCGTTCTTatatatttggtctttttaacttttgtttatacgagcgtcactgatgagtcctttgtaaACAAATTGCACAtctgacgtatatacaaaatttcaaaccagttatccatgatgagtttattcagatATGACAGTCAACATTGCATATGCTGTCATGTGTCAATGAGATATCACAGTTAACATTGTAGTAAACTTTTCTTGATGTAATTAATGTTCATTCCATCTTaccatattttaaaaaagtgttttattcaatacgtatatatatatgtgtttatttaaatttattattgttaTCCCAAAATTTTTACTCACCTTTCTCTTAGGACAATACatgtaattaataaaattgtaaGTATGGCTAAAGACAGAACAACGGCTATCAATATCGTATGACCCTTTCCTAAGCCTTTTTTTATATTACTTCCTGAAAAGAAAAACATACTCGAATTAGTTCCACTAAATGTTAATTTGCTCATTGTAAGCATGTATTCATCTATAACAGGGCATTCATTCTCTTTGAAAATCGTAAAGAGCTTTGTGGAACCCAGTGTTTATCATGCGATTGCTGATGTTTGTGTAGAGTATTTCAAAAACAAAGACAGTGTATAAGTATAATACAGAAaagttcttatttttttctttaaatgctaTGTTCTGATCCTAAAGAATCTTCTGTTCTTCGTTTTTAATATTCTATAAAAGTTGTCTACAACATCAGGAAAAATCAGACAAACGAAGAAAGGGTACAAATGTACAGGAAATGAGTGACACCTtcaaaagaaacttttttaaagtatagACAAACATATCCATGACATGAATACACCAGAACAACAAGAACCTAGTTGTTCAAAAAGATTTAAAGGCAACACCAACACGTTAGGCAAACTAAAAATTGTCAAACTATAAACAGTTCCAAAAGACGTAAAAGGGCAAGCCAATAGAGTAgaatattcgtacatcaatgatATCATCATCAAAGCCCTATTTTGGATGTACATCAAATCCAGAAAAGCTAATCATAGCGATGTATCACCtgtaaaaaacaatcaaaaacgaAAGGGAAGTTGATCAGTTGACAGGAAAGGGAGAGGGGAAGCGGAAATATTAAACcaataatttcaacaatttagaTAAGTATGCATAATTGACCTATCAACatcgaaaataaaaataaaaaatacataaaagaatTTAAACTACAAATAACATCAAAAGTTAATGAAAACAACTTAAAGATGTAAATCCATCCAAAGCATCTAGACCAGACGGTATACAAAACAAGATTTTGAAAGAATACGCGACAAAAATAGAACCAGGCCTAAGTGCTATCTTTTAAACACCAATATACATTGAAATACTATCTGAATACTGGGAACATGCAATCATTTCATGTGAATTCTAAAAGGGAGATACGACCCTTCCTAAAGTTCCAGGCAAGTCTCATTGACATCGGTATCTTGCAATCTACAAGTTCACGTCATATGCGAGCAGATCTCAATACATCTTAAAAAGCATAGAGTAATTGCATAGATTTTATGGATCTGGCTATTTCTGTGAAACACATCTGTTGGTCACTTGACATGACTTCATGAACAAATTCGACAACAGCATTCAAAATGACATAGTATGGAACTGTATATTGTCCGTTAGTCTTATATCACATAAATGACCTCCAGGTCGACACTGAAATATCTTCCGTATGACTGTTCGCTGATGACGGTTTaacaaatcaaaacagaaaaGACCATAGACTAttttatgaagatttatttaacCTAGACAAATCGGCACACAACTGGAAAATGTGATGTAATGCAAAACAGTGTTACATCTTAAgcattaaaacaataaacagaaaTTCTTTACACTTTATTTACAAATCAGATCCTACAACAAGTACAAAAAAAACATGACTAGGAGTACAAAAATAAGATATGTAGTTAACTAAATACATAACAAATGTTGCAAATAAGGCACACGGAAGGTTTTCAAGGGGAAACATACGGTACTGTCCACTGGAATGTAAGAAAAATGCTTGCATGTCGAGTGGCAACAGACGATGTCTCACTTGCCAACAAATACTGAGTTCTCAAACATTTTCTTTCCACTCTACTGGGTATATACACTATATATGTGGTATGCAGTGTGTTGGCGAGAAAGAACAGTCATTCAACGAACGCATGgatggtcatcgaagtgactgCACCTGCAAGCCCTACCTTCCCGTACATTTTCGTGTGAGACAACCTGAGCACGCCAAGGCCGAtatcaaaaaccttaccatcattATCATAGACCATAACGAGGATAGATCAAATGCCTAGTCGGGAAATTTTTGGATATAAGAAAGTTCTTGACAGTTTTCTCAAGAGGGCATTATTGGGGAAAAATAGAAGTAGTCCCTACTCTCATTTGTTTCCTATAACTCAGTTTAAGTACAGGACTCCTCACAgttttaaggaatttattttcccccaaaaaaatcaatattaaaaaaaattaacgaacgTATTGATTCGTGATGATTTGTATAACGATCAAGATTTCAGTTTGACAACCATATTCCAAGATACGAATCAATTGACATCTAACTAATGAGGGATATTAATTTTcagaaatatctaatatttgttcatgattttccttttttggtgATGTTGGATCTTATAGACCTTATAGACTTGCTTATAATATACCTGTATTTAAATCATATATCTATGACATGAAATCAAAACGACCTAGTAAATAAATCGTAATTGGTCAAGTGCATTTGTTTGAGTCTGTATTTGTATCTAAATATATTTTGACACCATAAACAGTATGATTTCCATGTTAGTTTTTCGTTTatgtatataaaagaagatgtggtatgattgccaatgagacaactatccacaagagaccaaaatgacacagacattgacaactataggtcaccgtacggccttcaacaatgagcaaagcccataccgtatagtcagctataaaaggccccgataggacactgtaaaacaattcaaacgagaaaactaacggccttatttatgtaaataaatgaacgaaaaccaaatatgtaacacataaacaaacgacaaacactgaattacaggctcctgacttgggacaggcacatacataaataatgtggcggggttaaacatgttagcgggatcccaatccttcccctaacctgggacagtggtataacagtacaacataagaacgaactataaaaatcagttgaaaaaggctcaactcagaaacagatggacaaaaataaagTGGACGTGGTGTTTAGcataaaattgtttcatattctgtCATGACACATGCTTTTATAGCTTACATATTCAAAATGGTACATGGTTTGTTCATTATTACAGACCGTTCGGTGACCTAAAGATATATACGTCCTTTTAGGCAGGCCTCAAACGAATCTCATTGGCTATTTAACCACTTTTTGTATTTATAGTTTACGTACCATGTCCTGCTGCTGATAAAGCACAACCAGGTTCATTTGAACAATTTCCAAACTGTTCACATATGTCACAAGGAAGGGCTGTAgttatatctattaaaaaaatggatttcaaatAATAATACTTCTTTTATTGGAAAGTTGcaaatcacaaaaacaaaaacgttAGGAGTCCGGCCATAGTGTTAAATGAAATATAGTCTTAAATAAATTGTTACATTATCCAAGCATAAACCTACCAACCAAGTGTTAATTTAAAAGtggaaaatagtaaataaatCTGATTGAGATACAAAGACAGAAAAAGACAATTGCATGTTATATGTGAAGTAATTCTTAGCCTACATGTTTTAAGCTTTGTTCCATTCCTTAGTTAACTGTTGGGTATTTTACAGTCCCAAACTTCCCTTTCGCTGAAATATCCTTTTCTATCATACGATACACAAAAAAGGGGGAAATGGTATAACGAACACTTCATGGTGTGATACGTCCAGAAACCTTCTATCTATATGTAACATGGTATATACTCTGTTGACGAACTTTTGATAGACAAATTGACGGTTAAACTATTATATATTCCTACGTGTGTGTGTAACATAGGTCTCTACAATTATAAGTCACGGTTATCTTTTTTCATACTTTCGACCGAAGTTAAAACTGCATGAATATTCTTATATTTCTAACGAACGTTAAACTCGCTTGAAACATGCATATTAAAGATATCTTGTTTATTGATGGCTTTATTTCAAGGAGAGTAAGATTGTCTCTTAACTGTCGATACAAAAACTGTGTTACTACGTACTGTATTTAATTCCATTGTCAGCATCAGTCGCACCTATAACTGTTGAAGGTGAAGAACTCTTCCCTGTTGACTGTGGTATTGGTGTTGTACTTTGGTCTGcagaaataatttcatttcaatatatCTATACATAATATAAGCGTGTTGATAAGTAAAACTTCAACTAAAGAAAATTAATTgatttctatctataatgagtgctgaaattgtaatacattttACAAGTATTCTTTTtgattaaataatatattttgattttgtaattttgacaattGTTTACGTTATGCAACAACATTGGATTATACAATCATTccgataaaaaaaagttttaaaatataattataaacaagataaaaaaaaatagaaactcaAGATAAGGAATTTCATAATAAAAGTATGGAGAAATTGAGTCAATTACAACGCAATGAAAAAGAAAGCTACCTTTGTTAGACACAGTAGACTTATCATCCCCATCCCCTTCTTCGTCGTCTTCACAGAGCTTTTCTATGCACTTCTTGCATTCTCCAGTTCTGCGGTCACACTTTTTGAAGCCTGGACAATCACATTTATTCAAACAACCTAGACCGTATGTACCTTTGGGACatcctttaaatatattttgtgaagATTATAACAGAGCGATCATAAAACATACTTTTTAATCTGAATCGTATGCGTATAATAAAATTGTATGATATCACTTCAATGTTTGTGTCTGAATGAGCTTCATTCGAATAATATATAAGAAGATTccgaatgattgccaatgaaacatctATCCATCAATTACCATGAAAACAACTCTAGGACACTTGTATGGTCGTCAAATACCATACAATAAAGTACTAAGTTATAAGAATTAATGTCCCTTCATGACAAAATATCGTATTTTGCTAATCATTTTCATGTTTTCATCTTCTATCTATTAGCTATAGTTATGGAAGCAAaagaaaacaacacaaaaattGGTATACATATTCAAGGAGAATATCTCATATAAAGAGTAAAAAGATTATTCCGTAAATGGCAACTTGTTGAACTCGAAATCTGTAGATCTTATGTTTGCTTCCCagttttttctattttcagttccACTCTAGTCTACTTCGGTTTTcgaacaaaaaaaacccacaaaaatggaaaacaacatcAGGAAAAGGGAACAGCTGACTGGGTGTGAAGGTATTTATTGCTACATTATGTTAACTATTATGGATTATGGACTTCCCGAATTGATTtacctctaagttcagtatttttgtgattttactttttaaccgTACATATGACCCTTCCTTTCTTGCAGTAAAACGGAAAATGCTTGATATAAGAATACTTTTtgtcctttatattgacaactgTGTTGTGTTATGTTTCCTGTGCAAACCATGTCCTCACAACACATAGGCATAAATTTAATAGAGGACTCTTACATTAGGAAAGTAAAAATTCAACAGACAACGTGTGCTAAAGGTTCACAACACAATAGATACACAAATGAACGTTGCATAGATCGCACACTTTATAAACACTTTGTTACCACGATGTATTCCCGTcttattgttttattcaaatttgtaaattttcaaaagtaTACTCTCCAATCTTTCATGAGATATTTATCATTACTGTAAGTTGGGacataattgttaacttttattttttataaattcataattttgtttaatttgtgttaaacacaatgttaccttaaatatttttatgtcaCCAGGTTATGTGGTTTTCTGAACAAATGTACaaactataaatcaaatataaattttgCAACTAAATCACAAAATCTGGAATATTATAAACAAAGTATATTAGGCAATAATTTCAAACTAAAACATACTCAGATTATTGCTgaagagtatatatatatatatgaatgtgaATGAATTCACGATTGAATACATTTTCTGACCATTTTTGttaattatgtcataataaagCTGGTTTCAGAGAAGGATATTCAACTACAGATAACTAGTTTGTTATTTTTATGCTTATTAGTATCATGAAATATATGCTTATTAGTATCATGAAATATATGCTTATTAGTATCATGAAATATATGCTTATTAGTATCATGAAATATATGCTTATTAGTATCATGAAAACTAATAAATACAAACTATTCCGTGCATTCAATGATTTTGCTAAAGCCTTTGATACTGTTTGGAGAATGCGTCTTTCGCATAAATTACGtataaatgatattaaataagtGAATAAAATATTGTAGATTTAGAACGGGAAAACACAATTTACCAATTAAAACTGGTAGATGGAATAAAATTGAACGTAACTATAGATATTTTAATTATGTCAATGTAACGAGATcggtgatgaatttcattacatTGTGCAGTAAAGCTCTTTTCAAATTTTCGAGCACAATATTTGGATACTTTTTTCTTGCACAGAATTTATATACTAAAGTTGGAAAACCATttcagttaaaatacaaaaataagttaaaaaaaaaaaaagctttgcAAATTTATCAGTTATAACTTTTCAAGTAAGTTTTCCTGGTTAATCACCACTCTTCGCCActactgtttattttattttattttttcatctcATCTTGTCATGTGTGTTTATGTTATGTTATAACTTTTGATGAACTTATTTGTACCATTGTATCTATATGGTGTTGAGAAATAAAAATCTCGAGTTTAGAACCAATTCCCCCTgcatttatttaaattcaaaacaattaaatCTATACTAAAATTAACAGTATCACAACTCCTTGTGGGTAGCTATATATAGTAAAGAGTTAATAACATCATACACATGATTTGcggctcttttcacaaaaaaaatcggAAGGGTta
The window above is part of the Mytilus edulis chromosome 6, xbMytEdul2.2, whole genome shotgun sequence genome. Proteins encoded here:
- the LOC139528488 gene encoding uncharacterized protein isoform X2; the protein is MHVMLHTTNIFCICTLILCTANLGVSIDQQGSGIVYTADKRICQNIKWRLESYEVYVKLSKVLRKGDGTKRQVKFDVLKTGLVNVTTTTVICCPGFYENHKEKCKRCPKGTYGLGCLNKCDCPGFKKCDRRTGECKKCIEKLCEDDEEGDGDDKSTVSNKDQSTTPIPQSTGKSSSPSTVIGATDADNGIKYNITTALPCDICEQFGNCSNEPGCALSAAGHGSNIKKGLGKGHTILIAVVLSLAILTILLITCIVLRERNHRKQKQKIKESVLVKFSSSDETTEYVDPEPVYSEIKEEEIGQQNGNCYKPNLPDRPVNNEYYKLPEADENIETDECGYLNPYTALRFARSESNLFRDRDLRDKGTYDMTYSLAKAIQRDDNSSPEEHGDLDKLINDSSDKDERSSDVPVYFVLEKNAKQTESHDNPEREKLLKRDSKSRSSI
- the LOC139528488 gene encoding platelet endothelial aggregation receptor 1-like isoform X3 codes for the protein MLHVKFDVLKTGLVNVTTTTVICCPGFYENHKEKCKRCPKGTYGLGCLNKCDCPGFKKCDRRTGECKKCIEKLCEDDEEGDGDDKSTVSNKDQSTTPIPQSTGKSSSPSTVIGATDADNGIKYNITTALPCDICEQFGNCSNEPGCALSAAGHGSNIKKGLGKGHTILIAVVLSLAILTILLITCIVLRERNHRKQKQKIKESVLVKFSSSDETTEYVDPEPVYSEIKEEEIGQQNGNCYKPNLPDRPVNNEYYKLPEADENIETDECGYLNPYTALRFARSESNLFRDRDLRDKGTYDMTYSLAKAIQRDDNSSPEEHGDLDKLINDSSDKDERSSDVPVYFVLEKNAKQTESHDNPEREKLLKRDSKSRSSI
- the LOC139528488 gene encoding uncharacterized protein isoform X1 encodes the protein MHVMLHTTNIFCICTLILCTANLGVSIDQQGSGIVYTADKRICQNIKWRLESYEVYVKLSKVLRKGDGTKRQVKFDVLKTGLVNVTTTTVICCPGFYENHKEKCKNFTSCISSCGCPKGTYGLGCLNKCDCPGFKKCDRRTGECKKCIEKLCEDDEEGDGDDKSTVSNKDQSTTPIPQSTGKSSSPSTVIGATDADNGIKYNITTALPCDICEQFGNCSNEPGCALSAAGHGSNIKKGLGKGHTILIAVVLSLAILTILLITCIVLRERNHRKQKQKIKESVLVKFSSSDETTEYVDPEPVYSEIKEEEIGQQNGNCYKPNLPDRPVNNEYYKLPEADENIETDECGYLNPYTALRFARSESNLFRDRDLRDKGTYDMTYSLAKAIQRDDNSSPEEHGDLDKLINDSSDKDERSSDVPVYFVLEKNAKQTESHDNPEREKLLKRDSKSRSSI